The stretch of DNA TCCCCAGAAGTACTTAGAATGATATGTTTCATGTCTGAAAGCAACtagaactaattttttttaaatgttaccaTAAAAACAAGATTTTTAGTTCTACAGTGCTCCTGTCATCCCaaggctctggaggcagaggccagtgggcagtgagttcagggccaaacTGAGCAACATAGCAGAACCCCGTCTCAAAAGTGAACAAGCCTGAATACATACAAAAAGAATAGAATACACTTTGGACCAAAAACTCCGAGACCCAGCATCTAGCTTCATTGCTTTTCTGTGTAAGAAGTTGGCAATGGAAAATAAATTAGAACACAGACAAAGAAACTGATGAACAAAAAGAATCACTTTTCCCACAGCAGTAGTATATTTATTGTGCTGAAATCTGAGAGCAGGGAATGATGGGGTCTGGGAAGCCAGTACAGAATGTTCACAAAGATTTACACATCTCTAGTCATTAcacactggcaaaaaaaaaaacaaaaaacaacaaaaaaacaaacaaacaaaaaaaaaccacacaaagtGTTGATCCTCTTAGGCGCACTATTATTGTATGTGCCGCTAATTTTCTGCAATGTTCATGACTGCATGCCTTCAGGGAAAATGTAATCTCAATGCACAATAAATATAGTTTACAAAATATTTGGAAAGTCTGTACAAACAGCAGACATCCTACACATGCAGTTCTGACAAGTTGAAAGACTTGGAAATATTCATgctatttttgttaattttctctttccatatGATCCCTCTGTGACATCCCATAACAAATTaatctatgttaaaaaaaaaaaatgtggaacaGCGTCTCTTCCGAAGCTTTCCAGTTGTTCGTGTCTGTTACATGAAACACATCTTTTGTAAACACCGAATTTGACTTGAGAGACCCGACTCAGTCTCGCATTTCCTCATCTTGCATTAACAAGTAACACCTTGTAACAGAAAGCATTGAATGTTTCGATCATTAGCACCAAGGAGTCAAGGTATTGCACCGAAATGCATTTATACTTCATTTCTAGATAATAAAGATTTTTGCAGCGTAGTCACAAGGGAAGTAAGCATCACTCAAAATTGGACACATTGAAAGAGATGGAAAACATCACAGAAATGTTTGGTGTATgctatttgtaaataaaataaaataagcaaaaaagtttgaatgttaaaattaaattttacgtTAGAGGActccttgatttttttaagtaaaatttctttcattttatttaatttaaatgttcTTTCCAACAGAAGAGGTAGGTGTATGTCCACATATGAAAAATCAGCAACAGCTACAAATCTAAACAAGGAAAGCCTGATAAAATCAACATACCCTTAGAGTTCTAACTGCATGTACATGTGACTACCTTAGATGTTACTAACAAAGCCATGAGTTGTCTCATGTTTCAATCATTCAATAATCTTAATCCTCATAATACATATCTGCTAATAATAGGAGTATTCAAAGGCTACCTTCctcatcacaaaaataaaaataaaaataaaattgtttcccACAGTGATTTGTGCCGTAAGTCATGGTGGCCTTTGGGTCACAAGACAGGATTTTACtgttattctttcttattttcaccaacaccatcatcatcatcaagccTCTAAGATTCTACAGAGATTAGCAGAGTTTTCAGATTTAATTACAGCCAAAAGGGAATATTCCGACTAGAGGTGGAGAGATTTGACCACAGGGGTCAATAAATGAATCCAAATTCAAATGTATCCACAGTTCTATCTCTGGACAAGAAAATGTCAGATTTGCAACCAGTGGGGAACTAGtgatttagtaaaaaaaaaaattcataaaactgTGTTTCTGTGATCATCTAAAATTCAGACTGAAGAAAGGGTGAATATAGGATGGGTGACATTTTCACCCACCGAACAGGAGGAGGGGCTCCAAGGTCATGTTGGGATTGCTTTGGTCTGGACAACATCaaggctaatttaaaaaaaaaaaggttcaaaataaaaacttcataaaTAAAACATCTGGGTACCGTTTGGAAAGGTTTGCTCAGTCTGAAGGTGCATAGACCACATctgcctctcccctctctcccaccccagcccctctgcTTCTGTTGCCCCTGAAATTCTCTATGACACAGGAGTCTCCTCACTGTCAGCCAGTTAAGGCCCAGGGCAATCTACTCTCCTTTTGGCTTTCCGTTTTTCTGGGTTTTCCCATTTTCTAACACTAGCTGCTTTTCTGACTTGATCACGCCGTTTGCTGAAACTCCATTCATGGCTGTCTTTCCAGTTTTTGACTGCTTGGGCTCATTGTATGTCCGCGTGTAGAagttgaggaagaggaagatgaagctgATTGCGTAGGCGATCAGGGCCCAGTGCATCCACTTGGGGAAGGGGCAGTCAGTGTAGAGAGACAGTGCTGTGTGCCCAATGGTCACGTGGAACTGaacctgaaaaacaaaagcagcagcACAGGGAACATTGAATCAGAGTCCTGAAAGGCTTCCAATGCCGGCATCACCATCTCCTACCCGGGGGTCATGGGCCCGGATTGTGCTATGGTGTTTGAAAGGTTAAtagtctctgcctctccctccttgaGATCACAGTTCCAATGCCACCTGCTTAGCAAGGGCATTCTAGTGATTTCCATGgctccccccccaacacacacacacacacacacacacacacacacacacacacacatatacacacacacacatcacagtgcttttgtgttttgttttttaaagtgattGTGATGGCTGTCTGAAGCTGACCCTTTATCTGTTTACTGACTGCTGTCTATCTCTTCAATAGACTGTAGCTCCTGGAGGCAGGGCTCTGCCTTGCTCATTGACTATTACCGAGTCCCTGGCACAGAATTTGGACATCTGAATACTCGCTGAAGGGCACCCAAGGAGAGAGAAGCAATGGCCAACAAGAGCAGAGCAACAGTATTTGTAGGGTCTTTTTTAGTGCCTACAGTTTAGACTTCTTTTTTCTACTAAGCTGTCAGCAAGGAGACGTACTCACTACATTAAATTGTTaggcaggaacacacacacacacacacacacacaccatggggtTCTTTGACAGTGTCATACACGTGCATCACTGTAATTGGCTCAGCCTTCTTCTCCCCCGTCCCCACCCCACTGGTCTCTTTCTTCTAAATACCCCTCTCTGCTCTCATGTCTCATAAAGCACATTCACCTTAGAAATGAACTTGAGCTCGCCAAGCTGGCTCACTATCTTTCTCTGGCAGGTAAGTTCTCATCTGAATGCACACCATTCTTTAAAAACTTATATTCCCACTAAAATCAGTAAATGCCAAAAGAATCACCTTCAATTTTACGAATTCTCAAGAAGAGAAAATTCAAAACGGAGACATGCTCAAATAATAAACTTAAATTCTGGCACACTAGCCACTGAATGGTCTGTGGCACAGAATTACAGATTCTGTAGCTTTAGCAAGGGGTAGCTTTTTGTAAGATCTGTACATGATTTAAGTGTTTGCAGAAAGTCTAACTCAGAAACTGAAGTTCAGCATCCTGTCTGTAATAGGCAACTATAGTTTCTTTGACAAAGACAGCAATAcccatatatttatttcattaaatattaagATAATTTGTTTCACACATATCGgtttatattaaatttaataattCCCATGGCAAAAAtccaaatttttaaaacttttgatttCACAATGGCTCTTAGAACCTGTACCACCGAAATAGGGTGTGTACAGGGTGTGATTGAGTATGATGTAGCTCAAAGACAGCCCAGGGCAAACCCTAACAAAAGAGATGAAACCGTTTGTATGGTTTGGGtcaccttttcattttcttgggaCCACTTAGCTCTCACTGAGAGGAAAGAGCTCGACAAAGTATACCAAGAGCTTCCACAAATTCTGGAAGAAGTTTCTTGGGAGTGTTTCTTTACTAAATGAATCCTTCACACCCAGCATTCCCCAAAGGTTGTGTTTCCTGTTTGGTTAGGCAGCTATGAAGCAACTCAAGGCAGAGATGGATATTTCTAAATGCGATCCCACTGATAAAAAGTGTGTGTACACTATGATTAAAGCGTATTAGAATACACACTGTGAAGCCTGGAGATTAGCTGCCAGCTTGGATTTGCACGTTCAGTTTGATTAGCGGCCCCACCCAAGCTCTGAACAGTGCTTTGATGCGTGCCCCGGGATGCAAAGAGAGGCCCTACAAGGAAGGGCTGCCTAGAACACTAGGAGTTCAAGTCCTGGGCTCTGCTCTTTCAGCACAGAGTTGTACAGAACTAGAAAGAGTACCCCTTCCCGTGTTCaaacccttcccccacccctgccctctctTGGCTTTGTGCTTACTTTGCTACATGGATAGGGTCTATTAACAAGAACCAAATCATGGAAAAACTGGAAATTTAAGCAAGAacaagaagaggaaataaaatagtaaGCCAGGGGAAAAAAGTCACTCATGGAACGTATTCTAGTCATCCATGAATCTATGTACTTTGTGGCACATTTACATTTTAACCATCCTTTCCACAGGTAGTTTTACAGACTTTCTCTCAGAGAGACAGGTTCTGAATCCAATCTTTAAGAGCATTATAATAAAGCATGTGGCTATTGCCAGTCCACCCATGAGTGATTAGGTGGAACCAAGCCAGCCTTGACGCTGAAGCACCTTGCTTATAAAGTAGATTTTGAAATGGAACAAAACAAATCTGAAACAACTTGGCACTGtacaaaaaataaacttaaatattttaattattttgattttggcAACAATCAGAAATAACTTTTCAAAACATTTaactcaccagctgcagcatggTCAGGTACCGCTTCCACCAAAGATATTTCTGGATCCAGGGGCCAAATGCAGTTAGCCCATAGTAGGAGTACATGATCACATGGATGAAAGAATTCATCTGGGCCCCAAAAAATGCTGTTGAGAAATGAGAGGCAATTGCAATAAAAGTGTTATCGGCCAGTGACGACACAGAGACGAAGAAGTGTGTGAATCTAAACTACCTTCTGTTTTAGTATCAAATCCAAGTTAAGTAGTACTCAGGGGAAAGCATATCAAATGAAGCTTGGCATTTTTTTACAGTTTAGCTTTGAGGGTTtctttttatacatatacatatatatatatatatttatacatgtatgtatgtgtatatatatatatgacgtgtgtgtgtgtgtgtgtgtgtgtgtgtgtgtgtgtaaaaatgtgtatGGCTAAAACTGAAGGGTTTAGAAGCGGTAAGTTCTCAGATGGGGTTCTCCAGCGAGCTTCAGCAAACAATGTAAAAATGACTGCTGCCTCCTACCTCCTCTATTTCAGTCTTCCTAACAGAATTCCTTGAAAAGAGGCTGTGGTGCTTCTAAGTGTTGATGGAGACTTGTAATACATTACATTGTAGTCTCTGGAGATACCAATATGTACACCAGGGGCAAAATAAtactaatttcttgagtttctaCATAGTTTTAAATGATAGCATTACAAACATTGAGTGATCAATCCATTTAGTTCATACAGATCTAGCAATATCCTACTCAGTCAAATGCAACAGAACCTTTTCTCTTTAGAATATTAAGTATGTACACAATAATATATTTTGTCATGATGTGAGCTGTGGGGTCAGTTTAGATGTACTAATTCTCCTTGAAACTCCGAGCTTCACTTTCAATTTCCTAGTAATTCTTCAGTGGGAATGCCCACATTGCCAATAGTGACAGGACACCACCCTGTGTCCAGAGGAAAGGGCTGTGTCCAGCTCAGCATGCACATCACCCTCAGTCTACAGCCGTCTCAAACACTAGAGGCAAATACCCAGCTGTGACTTCTGATCCTCTTCAGCATTAATGGGCTATATAAAAGTTCTCTTAAACGGGCAGCAAGGAGGTCATACAAGGTCTGTGTCAGAGCAGGAGTAAGCCGGGGGCTTGGACTGAAAATGGGCCAGTGTGTCTCATTTCCATCAGTTCGGCACTGCCGATCACTACTGTTCCCCACTCAAGTTAATATTGTTTGGGGGCATTTAGGCTTAGTGGTTTATGCTCATCTTGCGGGCAAGTCTTTAGGGGCTCAATGCTTCACAGATAGAGCTGAAGTTTTTAAGTGAGATGATCATGACTGGAGACAATTAACCATGAAAGCATGCTAACTGACCCATTAGGTAAACCTACTTCCCCTATTTGAGTTTTTCAGACAGGCAGGCAAGCTCCTCACCTTGGCCCCCTGCCACCCACTTGATTCCAATCCACCACAGTGTGAACATGGTACAGTGATGGTACACGTGAAGGAAAGAAACCTGGTTGTTTTTCTTCCTCAGGATAAAAAACACTGTATCCAAATACTCAACTCCTTTTGATACAAAGTACCACCACAAGGCAGCAGCTATCtgtaaaagggaaggaaaggaacatTACTAGGTATTGATAAATGCAAACACAGCACACAAAATGTACAAGGTATGCAAGCAATCTGCTGCCAAGTGGGTTTGATACCCCACCATGTACCCATCAGAAAACAAATCCAAAGCTTTCTCTACTTAAAACCAAGCAGTGGCCAACTGCTGAACACAGACCTAGCCACCCTCTAACTGCTATGCTTTGCAGTTGAAAGAGAAACCAACATATTTGTATATACTTCAGGGGTTCTTATAGAGCCTGTTTATGTAGCAGCTAATCTCTTAAcatctctctccatttcctttaACTGTACAAAAAGGCATCTAATCACTGTAGCCTGTGTTAGTAAAATCTTTTAAAtgatcaattaaaaaaacaacaactattcCTAGGTCACAAATATAATCCTGTTTACACAAGTAAGTCTTTTCTCAGGCTCTAATTAAGACACCAGATGGTACAAAACGATTATGTGACATGCTGGGGGATTAAGGATCCAGCAAGAGGTGACCTCTATATATGTTTTAAATCATTCCACAAGGATCTGAttataacaataaacaaaatataacttTCCTATAGTAAACATTTTCTAAATGTCATATACCATCACACATAAAGTTATAAAATAAGTCAGCTCACAAAGTATACTTAAATCATCCTGTGACAGAGGTTAAGATCCCTTCCTCAATTTACACCTACATCTAACGCCTATAATGAGTTTCTGTTTGcgtggtttgggttttttcttttgaaaaacaaaattaatttttaagtgctgggatcataacCAGGGCTTCAAGGCAGTTTAAAGTTCTtcattctagggctggagagatggctcagccgttaaaggctagcctCACAATCAAAAATATAAAGTTCTTCATTCTAGAACCAGGCATTATTTAGAATAAGCATTCCCTAACATTACAATTTTAAGatatagagaagaaaaaagagaaagagcagaaacTAAAGTGTTATGTTGAATCAGGTGACAAGCATTTACTCAACCTGAGCAATACTGTTTACAGCAGGAAATTAGCTGAAAATCTGCTTGGCATTGTTTAGTTTATCCACAGTAACACTATTGAATGCCCATGGTTATGCTGCCGAACGATGAAGTAACTATCCATTTTAGCATGGTAAACTGTAGGCCAAAGTGAAGTCTTCTTTTGCTTCCAGGTGGGGACCTCTAAACCAACCCAGTTCACATGCAGTCATACTTCTGCTTGGTCGCTGAGCTGCACTGGCTATCTCTGAATGGGGTACATCAAGATGAGGAAAGACACCTCGTGGTACATGCCACACAAACTGAGTAAACTGTCCATTTCACCACGTGCACGTTAGATGGGAGAGGTGTGTAGTGAGACTCCAAGCACAATCCGCTCAACGATCAGAGTTTTCATCCTAGGTAGGTTTTCACAGtagcttgttgtttgtttgtttgtttgttttactgagaGAGTGTTGTTGAATTTGACTGCATGGGATAGCCACTCACTGAATTCGGTGACATCTGTGAATGTCAGCAGAGTGGATTCACAACCAGTAAGACGGTAATTTTGCAGCTTTACCCTACTAATACTAACACACTGCCTTATCCAAGGGGCCTTCTAAGCGTCCTCCTGGAGAAGTGAAGTCGGGCGCCTCTCCTTTCCCAGCTCCGCACTTGGGAGATCCTTTGGCAATACAGTTATCAGAAGAAAATCTTTCTCATCTGCTATGAATCTGAATGAAGCAACCTTGCTCATTCTCTCAGCCACACCCGGGGCTTTATTTTCTTAACTGTTTCTTGACATGCTGATTACCTGCCTACCAGCCCTCACCAGAATGTGAGCCCTTTGCAGGCAGAGACTTACTCTATCTTTGTGCTTCTGTGGTCAAGGCCCTGCTACTTACTATGTGCAGAGAATACAGATTCCACATACATGCACTGAGTAAATGAAGCCAATGTGGCAAGCAAATGGGCAACTTTTCATCAGTCTATAAGCCTTTTAATAGGGAAATTACATGGACATGATGTACTAAGTACATTAGAACAATTTGGTTATGGTTCTTGGTGActgtctattatatatatatatatatatatatatatatatatatatatatatactcccTAAAATTCATGctaaaaagacatttttctcGATGAAtgttattatacatatatagcattaatacacacatatacaaaacagATACATAGAACATACAAAACATGCATTTGTATGCAAACAGGGTTTGTTgagtataatttttataataatcacagatacaattaaatatttaataattttctatttcttacatttaaattaaatgataattttttttaatgtaggtaactggaaatagaaaatgtagCATTATattaacagtgatttttttttgcaaatttaaTAAAGACCAACTTCATACCTATAGGGATTATCTCGTGCCTTCCTAAATATTATatgattaaaacattttcttcaaataaGTTAAGTATTTTTTATGAGTTTCTATTTTTGacacaaaagtttaaaaacaaaattggagacagggtctcaactcTAGCTGTGACTGGCCTGGAGTTTGTTATAGAACTGGCTTGTCCTTGcacttcacagagatctgccttcccagcactagaattaaaggtgtgcactaccatgcctggcaaaaaCTGAAAATACTTTTTACATCAAATATGGAAAGAACTATGTTTAAAGTACTGTGCACTAGCAATCCAATAGCGTTCACTCTTACAACACCGAATGAAAGAgcacattggggggggggggacagaacaGACTTTCCAATTATGTGTTTCGAAGAAAAACAGCTTTCTCGACCCCACTCGACACACTGCACTCCCATGCAACTCTATTTTTGTGTACTGAGAGCCCATGAAGTTGGCCTGCTGGCAGTAATCCACGGCATTCGGTGGCACACTTACCCTGACTTCATTAACATTATTAGAATAATCCACTGTCTGGCAGATATAGCTGTATCCTGCATTATAGGACCCCATGAACAGCTGGGAACAGAAGAAACGTTTGGAGAAAAGGGTTAGTGGACACAGCAGTGAGAACAGTAAACCCAACACACAATCCTCCAAAGTATTTTGAAAgcagttattttctttaaaaaagcatTTCAACCACGCTGAACATCTTAAAGTTATTTCCTCACTGTTTGGTGGTGCTGGGCAAATGCTGTGCCCctggagctacatccccagcccttgaaTTGACATGTAATGTACTAGAAGTTCTAAAGTTCTTTGTTTGGTAGCTTTtactagttttttatttttagatggtTTTAATAAggaccaaattaaaaaaaacaagcataTTCTTTTCACAAGACATCAACTCCATCAAATACATAACACCTTTTCATTATTTGGAGAATAGTTTACTAGTTCCTATAATTAAACTTGCTTAGGCAAGACCTTACATATTTAGCACAGTGCCTTATTCCTATAGAAATTAGAGAAATACTTTTAATGTTTCTAGACCAATATGGATGCCAATTCTATACAATGCCACCTCAATGGAAGAGAAACTTTTACAGccactgtgctggctagctttgagtcatttgggaaaagggaCTTCCATTCAGAAAATGCCCCGACCAGATGGCCCTGTGGGCAAGCATGTAGAGGGCCCAgctctgtgggtggtgccacccctgggtagTTTGtcttgggtgctataagaaagcagactgagtcaGCCAGTGAGCGgtgttcctctgtggcttctgcttcagctcctgccttgaggttcctgccctgacttccctttgtctggactgttacctggaagtgtaagatgaaataaactctttggATTCTGAGCCAAGACCTGTCCAGCCTTAACCGATTTATATCTGGATCCAAAGTGGTGTGTGCCCAGCAAACTGAGTGAAGATACCCAAATAAAGCAAATGAAGGGTCTGTGAAGCTGAGAATCTATCAGCTTAGTTGTTGGAGGGTTAATTGTTTTAGTACCTGTGGTTAGTTATCAGCTCACATAGAATTTTAGTAAGTCTCTTAGGAGTGAATCCCTAAGACTTTAGCAACTTAAAATGTGCCAATCCAGCCTCTgggattttctttcaaaataaccCGGAGAATTTGCTGAGGTCCAGAAAAGGGTGATGACTAGCAGCCACACCTGCATGACAGCCAACTCCTTTCGGCTCCAACATATAATACAATAAGTTACATAAGTGAAACTGGTACTTTCAAGTATTCTGATCAGATGTCAGGCCTGAAACTGACGAAGATGGGCTCCAGGCAGCCCCTGTGGCTCACTCAGGGCCGAAGATGTGCCAGACATCCTGAAAACTCACTGCTCCCTCTAATAACAGCCTTCCTTATTTCCCAtctgagagatgggaaagaagaaacCGAAACAGCTGGCTAACCACCGGTGTCAAAACAGTTACCAAGAGTGCTGAGAATCTGCTCTAAACAGCCATCCTCCACTCTGTTTCCTACTTCTGCTACCTAGAAATTCTAAAGGTTCAAAAGTGCTCTTCAAGGAGTTAACCACCCACGCTGAAGTGCAAGCCTGCATCAGTAGCTTCAGGGGGGCTCATTTTTAAATCGTTCCCAACAATCCCGGGGATCGATTAGAGTGACGTTAATCAACCCACCTCTCTGAAGATGAAAAGGTTAAGCAAAACCATGCCAAAATTGTAGATGATGAGCACCAAGCGCATCTGAAACGGCTCCCGGTCTTTCATCCACTTCGGACCCAGCCACACGAACAGGAGATACAGTGTGCTTATGCTTAGCGTTGGCCATGGAGACTGCATCAGCGGCCAGTT from Onychomys torridus chromosome 7, mOncTor1.1, whole genome shotgun sequence encodes:
- the Elovl4 gene encoding elongation of very long chain fatty acids protein 4, with the protein product MGLLDSEPGSVLNAMSTALNDTVEFYRWTWSIADKRVENWPLMQSPWPTLSISTLYLLFVWLGPKWMKDREPFQMRLVLIIYNFGMVLLNLFIFRELFMGSYNAGYSYICQTVDYSNNVNEVRIAAALWWYFVSKGVEYLDTVFFILRKKNNQVSFLHVYHHCTMFTLWWIGIKWVAGGQAFFGAQMNSFIHVIMYSYYGLTAFGPWIQKYLWWKRYLTMLQLVQFHVTIGHTALSLYTDCPFPKWMHWALIAYAISFIFLFLNFYTRTYNEPKQSKTGKTAMNGVSANGVIKSEKQLVLENGKTQKNGKPKGE